The proteins below come from a single Gammaproteobacteria bacterium genomic window:
- the uvrD gene encoding DNA helicase II, giving the protein MNDDISHIIDDLNDAQREAVCAPMSNTMVLAGAGSGKTRVLVHRIAWLIQVERISPFSILSVTFTNKASAEMRQRIEQLMGVPVTGMWVGTFHNLAHRLLRAHWKEAGLPQNFQILDSDDQLRAVKRVIRENGIDDAQWQPKQMQWFISARKDEGQRPQYLEHHGNQHMKGCIQIYQLYEDLCRRAGLVDFAELLLRAHELWRDNSHILEHYQQRFKYVLVDEFQDTNAIQYAWLRMLCSGGSPIFAVGDDDQSIYGWRGAKAENIQQLSRDYSNTTLVRLEQNYRSTGTILAAANALISHNSERLGKELWTSDGEGEPIKLYNAFNELDEARFIASCIQQWLDDGGQRDEVALLYRSNAQSRVLEEALLQSSIPYRVYGGLRFFDRAEIKHVLAYLRLANNRLDDTSFERIINVPTRGIGDKAVSNIRDYAREHNLTLWVAANNLVASGQLTPRANNALQGFISLIDKIETALQPLDELHEQVDHAITLSGLVDYFKKEKGDKGQQRIENMDELVSAARGFEPTDAEAEEDELSAFLSLAVLESGERQGDPGEKCVQLMTLHSAKGLEFPLVFLCGVEEGLFPHKMSLKDANGIEEERRLCYVGITRAMQLLYISYAESRRLHGKEQYAAPSRFLKEIPNELLQEVRLRRQTFAPATVQRPSRVLESSAEFSLGEQVSHIKFGEGVVLNYEGSGQSARIQVEFLSCGSKWLIAGYANLQKI; this is encoded by the coding sequence ATGAATGATGACATCTCCCACATTATTGATGATTTGAACGATGCCCAGCGTGAGGCGGTTTGTGCTCCCATGAGCAATACCATGGTGTTGGCCGGCGCAGGCAGTGGTAAAACCCGGGTGTTGGTACACCGTATTGCCTGGCTGATTCAGGTCGAGCGTATCTCTCCTTTCAGTATCCTTTCGGTCACCTTCACCAATAAAGCATCTGCCGAAATGCGTCAGCGTATCGAGCAGTTGATGGGTGTGCCCGTCACGGGGATGTGGGTGGGTACCTTTCATAATCTCGCCCACCGCCTGTTGCGCGCGCACTGGAAAGAGGCTGGCCTGCCACAAAATTTTCAGATTCTGGATAGTGATGACCAGTTGCGGGCGGTCAAGCGAGTGATTCGTGAAAATGGCATCGATGACGCTCAGTGGCAGCCCAAGCAGATGCAGTGGTTTATCAGTGCTCGCAAAGATGAAGGACAACGCCCGCAATATCTGGAGCACCACGGTAATCAGCATATGAAAGGGTGTATTCAGATTTATCAACTCTATGAAGATCTCTGTCGTCGTGCCGGCTTGGTAGATTTTGCCGAGCTGCTGCTACGTGCCCACGAGCTGTGGCGCGATAATTCACATATTCTCGAGCACTATCAACAGCGCTTTAAGTATGTGCTGGTGGACGAGTTTCAAGATACTAACGCGATTCAATACGCTTGGTTGCGGATGCTGTGCAGCGGTGGCAGCCCGATTTTTGCGGTGGGCGATGATGATCAGTCAATTTATGGCTGGCGCGGTGCCAAGGCGGAAAATATTCAGCAGTTAAGCCGTGATTACAGTAACACTACTCTGGTGCGATTGGAGCAAAACTACCGCTCCACGGGTACTATTTTGGCGGCAGCTAACGCGCTGATCAGCCACAATAGTGAGCGGTTGGGCAAAGAGTTGTGGACCTCGGATGGTGAAGGTGAACCCATTAAGCTTTATAATGCGTTTAATGAGCTGGATGAGGCGCGATTTATTGCCAGCTGTATTCAGCAGTGGCTGGATGATGGTGGGCAGCGCGATGAGGTGGCACTGCTCTATCGCTCCAATGCTCAGTCCCGGGTTTTGGAGGAGGCACTGCTTCAGTCGAGCATTCCTTATCGGGTCTATGGCGGCCTGCGCTTCTTCGACCGAGCTGAGATCAAGCATGTGCTCGCCTATCTGCGCCTTGCCAATAACCGCCTCGATGACACCTCTTTTGAGCGCATTATTAATGTGCCCACCCGGGGTATTGGCGATAAAGCGGTTAGCAATATTCGTGACTACGCCCGTGAACATAACCTGACCTTGTGGGTCGCTGCCAACAATCTGGTTGCAAGCGGCCAACTCACCCCGCGGGCAAACAATGCACTACAGGGCTTTATTAGCCTGATTGATAAAATCGAGACCGCGCTGCAACCCTTGGATGAACTGCATGAGCAGGTTGATCACGCCATCACGCTGAGTGGGTTGGTGGATTACTTCAAAAAAGAGAAGGGCGATAAAGGCCAGCAGCGGATCGAAAATATGGATGAGCTGGTGAGCGCCGCCCGTGGTTTTGAGCCCACGGATGCTGAGGCCGAAGAGGATGAACTCAGTGCCTTTCTCTCCCTGGCCGTTTTGGAGTCGGGGGAGCGCCAGGGTGATCCAGGCGAAAAGTGTGTACAGCTGATGACTCTGCACTCCGCCAAAGGGCTGGAGTTCCCACTGGTATTTCTTTGCGGCGTTGAAGAGGGGCTGTTCCCCCACAAAATGTCGCTTAAGGATGCTAATGGTATAGAGGAGGAGCGCCGCCTCTGTTATGTGGGTATCACCCGCGCCATGCAACTGCTCTATATCAGCTATGCAGAGAGCCGCCGACTGCATGGCAAAGAACAATATGCAGCCCCTTCGCGCTTCCTTAAAGAGATCCCTAATGAGCTGTTACAAGAGGTGCGCTTGCGTCGCCAGACGTTCGCCCCGGCCACTGTGCAGCGCCCAAGTAGAGTGCTGGAGAGTAGCGCAGAGTTCAGCCTGGGTGAGCAGGTATCACACATTAAGTTTGGAGAAGGGGTGGTGCTGAACTACGAGGGGAGTGGCCAGAGTGCTCGCATTCAGGTTGAGTTCCTCAGTTGCGGTAGTAAGTGGCTGATTGCCGGTTACGCCAACCTACAGAAAATTTAA